The genomic window ACCATTTGCTGGACGATGCCATTAAGGATGGTGTGAAAAGCATTGACCTGGCGCGTACGGCCATGGAGATCAAAAGCACGATGGGTGCCGAGCCAGTGGACCATCATTTGATGATCAAACACCTCAATTCCATCACCAATTCCATCCTCAAGCGCTTCATTACCAACATCCGCCCCAAAGAGTGGACGCAGCGAAAGCCGTTTAAGGGACAGTAATTGAAGCCGTTGATTCGATGCGTTGCGTCTTTAATGTCACATACTGGGAATGGGAGAAAATCCCTCGCCTTAAGGCGAAGACCTGAGTTTGATGGTTTTGAAGGATGCAGAATTACCGAAAGACCTCTCATAGCCTATATGACCTGAAGTATCATGTTGTGCGGATAACCAAATATAGGAGGAAGGTACTTGTTGGAGAGGTTGCTCATCGGGTCCGGGAACTGATAAGAATGATATGCAAGCAGCATGATGTGGAGACCATCAAAGGCCATG from Flavobacteriales bacterium includes these protein-coding regions:
- a CDS encoding IS200/IS605 family transposase, with translation MQNYRKTSHSLYDLKYHVVRITKYRRKVLVGEVAHRVRELIRMICKQHDVETIKGH